The nucleotide window attgcaaatcaaatatcatattgattttttatatataacttttttttaaaattaactttaaaatttcttaaCTCACATTTAAACCAGCTACCAAACGATCCAATACAataatgtttcttttaaaataaaaaagaggaaTACTACTACTCCTTTCCTTTTGAAAAAGAATGAGTGGCTTTGGGGTATCAATTTCCATATTAGCACATACATtaattttacaatattttaaaaaaaattaactagcATCGTTAACTACATAAAAgtactatatataaattaattattttattaatgaaaaattgtttttaaataataaCCAAAATGACCAATAATATGGTAGGAaggtagaaggaaaaagaaactaGGGATTTTCTTTTCGTACTatataaatttctaaaatagacACAGAAGATTCTTACAAACAACAGAGCtaatataataatagttacAATTTAAGgtttagtcttattcattttcttaatCATCAAGATTCTAATGAAATGAATATGATTCCTCTATTTTTAAtgagaaatttaaatttgagtCTTGAGAACAAATCTCCCTTTGATAGACCTTATACAGTATGAACGTCAGTCCATAAATTTTGAATACcaaataattacataaaaaaagatAATCTTAATTAATTGATATCACATGTGTAATTATTTGATTCTATTGTGTTTTGTGATTTTTGTCCGATACGGCTAAACTAATAGTAATATTCAGAGAAAAGTATACTCTCCCCGTTCTATATTAGTTGataattttcctttttacaCGTATAttatgaaatcataaataagaagataattttattaagggaaaagggtcaaaaatacccctcaactttggttTATAGTTTGACTTTACCCTCgccgttaaaatgaagttaattttAACCCTCCCGTtactaatttcatcaaaattacCCTCATTTGACAGAATCCCCAAAATTGATCCAATTATccgaatttttttaaaaaaaaccctaTTCCCTATTTTTAACCTAATGCCCCAACCTGCCCCAACCCCTCTAGTTGACGATTTTGTACAAAACTGCCTCAGCTCTAAAATTTGGTCTCGTAGTTTCATTTGGTGTATGAGTTTTTTATTTACGAGGAATTTGGTGGCTTATCAGAGTCCATAAGAATTATTTGGTACATTTTGGTTGTTTTCTGGAAAATAACTCTTAATTCTCTGCTAATGTATGTATATTTGTATTGATTGTTGATGATATGGTGAATATATGTTAAAAGAAAGGACTCATTAATACCTTTCAAACCTGATTGTGTTTTGGTATGAATGGAGTGTACTCTTCTCTGCAGTTCTTCTGTAACTCAAGTAGTAAATCTGGTAAATACTTGNTAATATTCAGAGAAAAGTATACTCTCCCCGTTCTATATTAGTTGataattttcctttttacaCGTATAttatgaaatcataaataagaagataattttattaagggaaaagggtcaaaaatacccctcaactttggttTATAGTTTGACTTTACCCTCgccgttaaaatgaagttaattttAACCCTCCCGTtactaatttcatcaaaattacCCTCATTTGACAGAATCCCCAAAATTGATCCAATTAtccgaatttttaaaaaaaaaaccctattcCCTATTTTTAACCTAATGCCCCGACCTGCCCCAACCCCTCTAGCTGACAATTTTGTACAAAACTGTCTCAGCTCTAAAATTTGGTCTCGTAGTTTCATTTGGTGTATGAGTTTATTTACGAGGAATTTGGTGGCTTATCAGAGTCCATAAGAATTATTTGGTACATTTTGGTTGATCTTCTGGAAAATAACTCTTAATTCTATGCTAATGTATGTATATTTGTATTGATTGTTGATGATATGGTGAATATATGTTAAAAGAAAGAACTCATTAATACCTTTCAAACCTGATTGTGTTTTGGTATGAATGGAGTGTACTCTTCTTTGCAGTACTTCTGTAACTCAAGTAGTAAATCTGGTAAATACTTCTTGTTAAGTTCTGATCCATATTGGTCTTTCTAGGTAACTCTGTAATTCAAGTAGTGAAATtcgtaaatatttttgtttatttggattcaagttaattaatttatctagTTGATGAAAAGAGCTAATGTGTTTTTTTGAATTGTCTTATTTAATTCCTGCTCAATTTGTAGGGGACAACCATTTGAGTTAACAAATTTGATTTCTCACTGGAGCTAGCAGGCACACAGAAAGCAAAGTTCACACAGATGCTACAACATATTTCAGCTCTAACTAATGCTCCATGGTGGCTATCTCAAAATGGTTCTACTTCAATGTtgtttttgattaaatttaaagtttacAAAGATGCTAGTGAACCGGGTTATCCTCTAGAGGGTCGGGGCAGGTTGGGGAATTGGGTTAAAAATAGggaatagttttttttttaaaattcggGTAATTTGGGTCAATTTTGGGGATTCCGTCAAATGAGAggtaattttggtgaaattagtaacgggaggggtaaaattaactttattttaacgGCGAGGGTAAAGTCAAACTATAAaccaaagttgaagggtatttttgacccttttcccttttattaaTTCACTCCTAAAAAAACTTCCTGGTAATATTACAAACAAATGtgaatactttaaaaaaaaattaattgtaagAGTAATATAGGAAACATTTAATTGATGCTTTTCTGATTTAGTAGGAGTCTGGCCATgcgatttcatctcatgatttaaTATCATGAGATGATATCAACGTTTGAACATGtgattttacgctgatttcatctcataattttttatcatgagatgaaatctcaaattctccaaaaatcatgatttgagatttttcaaatacaaaaattaaccgacaagtttatattttgtaaaaataaccCCACGTTTATATCATTTCATAtgtaactaaaaaaaataattcatatcattactttttaaaccATTTATACTCATTTAACGATTATTCTCactaacataaaatttattcttaCTTTAAATCATTTCCTACTTCACCATTTGTATATTCaccaaattctttattttttatcaaatttatttaccaACAAATAACTCAAAGTAATAATGTTGGTCCATCTTTTCAGTCATATGATCAAGAAATGCACGTTCAACGTGAGAAGATTGACTGTACTATATGAGATGATTATATTAACGAttctacaatttatgttcaattttatttttttattgaattaaattgaTCAATAAATGTTGTACTTTTTTAGAATAACTTTGTGATAGTATCTTATTACGTGATTTATAAACTTTgcttatttgataagatttttAAAGAATTAAGACAATTTTAATAGCTTTACAACTTATCGTTCTTCATGTTCATAACAAAACATACCACATAAAAAGTCCAAAttacatgtccaaacaaaacttcagcttcaactccatctcatcatcttatattatgatttcaAATCATGGTTTTATATTGCATGATCAAACAAACCTTAGTAAAATAGACAACTAATATgagataactatttttagtaaggagattaagagcccgtttggattgacttaaaaaaagtaacttttaagttacaaataaaaagtcaaacttaaatgactttcaaatcaaaaataaaaagtagggggagacttacttttgatttttaacttattttaagttatttttaaccttgccaaacacttcctaacttattttaagtaatttttttgacttattttaagttattttatatctgccaaacacttccaaaaatttgacttaaaaatagacCTGATCAACTTTTAaaccaatccaaacaccctctaacTAATAGGGGATAGTGGGAGTACTAACAAATGATAAGTGTTCCCATTTACTAGAAATTAGGGGTGACAATTGGCCGGGTTGGGTTAAACTTTGGGCGGTCAAAATGAGTCAAGAGAATAaacgggtcaagacccaacccaaaTTTGTTTGGTCCAAAATGGGTTGGGTCAAAACGGATTAGGTAACGCGTCATAACCCAATCTGCCcaatttttattaagttttaatagctttgtttgttattttataaacttttaatacctaatattttttttctttattataacgatatatataacatataaaataaacaaataataaaaatattttgacaagatttctcaaaaattaatttgggtTATATATCAATTCAATTTCTAATGAATTAAGCTAACAAATGGACGGATCAATAATCAATCCACATCTAAATAAATTGGATTGAATTGGACGAGTTGAATTTGATTTTGCCACCCGTACTATAAATGAACAGGAAAAAACTATAGGAAAATTAAGATTTTGAAGATAGGGAAGAGACCAATGAGAAAGCTGAGAGGTTCCACGTATCACACTCcacaatcaaattatttttgatgGATAACCAGAAGTAGGAGAAGCACACAAAATTcccacaagaaaaaaaaagggtacTTTTTGGGGATATCAAGAAACTAAAAAAGATATTTGAGATAcacaagaaagaaagagaggccAAGAATCCGAGCATACACAGCTCAGTCCAAGATTCCAAGAATTGGCCAAATGGCAGCAGCTTCTACTTCAATGGCGGCTACTGCCGTCTTTGCCTCTCGTTTCCCACTTTCCTCCACCACCAAAGCCGCCCCAGCTCGCTGCTCTGCCTTGCCTTACCTTCCACCCCGCCTTTCTGCTACTGCCTTCCCATCTTCTCTCAAATTTGCTGGTACCCCTCTTTCTTATTGGTCCTTGTTATAATGTTTCTTATACCATTAATGTTATTGATGGGGACTACCTATTAACGTTACACTTGTAATTACGGGGAAAAAGAGAACccaattcaattaaattagaCATATGGTGCTTTGGGTTAGTagtatttttctaaaaagatcctttctttgtattatatatgtctATTCTTGAAAGTTTACATTCATTTTGTGAATCTTTTTAGTTGCTATGCTAATAAAGATGTTAAGATGTCGATTCCCTTGTTAGAAAGGTGCTGACTTGTTAATCAATTTTCACTCTTGTGTGTGCTTGTCGAGCAATTTGAAATGGGGTTACACTTAAGAGGCATGATACTGAAACACTGAATTTAAgggcagttttttttttattatctccCTGATTCAATGAAATCAATTAATTTTGGACACAGAGTGCTTTGTTTTTATTagttttctagaaaaaaaagggttttttttccatttttttaaatccTAACTGTGATTGAACATTTGTGCAGTAGTCTTTCTTGTTACTATCTGTACTAAGTTGTGCAGATGTAGACTCCTCAATTTTAAAAGGTGTTAACTTGTCTCTGATTTCAATCTTGTATGTTTAAAAAACAATGTGAAGTGATTGTTGCTGGACTGTGCGGTTGTGTGACAAAATTGCTTCCATACTGTTGATGAATTGATTTAGAAACTTACTTTATCTGCTCTTTAAAAGCCATGTTGGCAAAAATGCTTTTAACATTTGCTAGGATGTTATCGTGATGCTCTTTCCATTTGCAATGAGCTCGTCTACTGCTTGATTATGATAAAAGAGCCTCCGTATATACCCCGTGCTACTTGAGTTAGGCCCTGATTCCTTTGGTTaacaaaattttgatttgtgtACAATTTCAACAAGTTATATAGTGTTAAGTGTTCTTTCTACAAATGCATTTGGCGCCACTTTAAGGGTCCTTATTTTAAGGGAAATTAATATCATCCCAAAGAAATGGTGGAGTGCCTGAGGTATAGCAGTAACAACTTGAGGTCAAAGGTTCGGATAACAGCTAGACTCAGTGTGGGTTCATCTACTCGAATACTCGTGGGCAAGTTGACCTGATGCCCAGACACTTGTGCTTGTGACCTGTAGCTAGCTGTATTGTGGATTAATAGTGGTGCGACAAGCTGGCCTGGACACGACaatcttttaaaagaaaaagggagAATGATATCTATAATTGACGATTGTCAATAAACTTGAACTAACCATTTCTTTTAGACTTCTGTTTCACATTCAGTAGAATTATGAATGTTACACATTTTGATAGCTTCAGTGGAATCTACTGTGGGTTACCTACATGTAATATCTTTTACATGTTTTCGGATTCTTTTTGATGAAGTAGACTGGCATCACCCCGTTTTTGAAACTTGTGTagattttatttgttacttgcAATTTGATTCAGAGGTTCAAAATTTTGTAATGCTTTTTGTAACAGATGAGGGGTATCTATGTCAGATGCCATACTTCAATTGGAAGTGAACCTTGTATACTGTGTTGAACAGCCTCTCAATTGGATGTCTTAAAATAGAGCGTAAAATGGCATAACATCGACTTATCTTAGAGGTCTAATGAGTAATGAGGAAAGGAATATCTCATGGATATTATCATGTTATCTCCAAGAGTACAGAAAGCCTTCCCAAAAGTTGGAGTGTAGTCATAATAATCTGGTGCAGAAAAGGTCTAAGATCAGATGAAAGTGATACACTTTGCTGTTTTTAATATTGTTACTTAAAGTTAAACCTGACATAAACTACGAAGCATCGCCTACAAAGTCTGCTGTTTTCTCTATACCGAAGTCAATACTTCATGTTGCTGTGCTCATCATCTTATGTTAATATTTTTACAGTGCCCAAGAGGTCTTCGCTACTCCAGGTCAAAGCCTCTTCATCAGAAGAATCTGGAGCTGTTGATACTAGTGAATTGTTGACTGATCTAAAAGAAAAGGTAAACTGGACACTTGCAAGCTGAGATCTTCTCTATTGCACTCACTTCAGTCATTTGATATACACACACACTCTGGGCTGCATTAGTACCTTAAAGGTTATTCAGAATAAATAACGTTGTTCTGTACATAGTCCAAACTAGTGTAAGTTGCTTGTTTCTGTATAATATTTTACTGCCAAACCTGTCATACTGGtatatttgttttctattttgtAGTTATTGGTTGTGTTATAAATGATATTTAGGTGCTAACCCTATGAGCGTTTTTGGTTAATCGCTTACAGTGGGATGCTCTTGACAACAAGTCTACAGTTATAGTTTATGGAGGTGGGGCAATTGTTGCAGTTTGGCTGTCTTCAGTTGTTGTTGGTGCTATCAACTCAGTTCCTTTGGTAGGTTGATCAATGTGATACGATACAGTCTGTTCAATTTCTGTAAAGTGAAGTGAGATTGTGTGTTGCTTTTTAGATTTTCTTATGTGGTTTGCATTCACCTAGCTAAATTAGCTAATCTTTCTTCCTCTTTCTACAGCTCCCAAAAATCATGGAGTTGGTAGGTCTTGGATATACTGGGTGGTTTGTCTACCGCTACCTTCTCTTCAAGGTAAGCTTTTTGACTGTGTAGCTACTCGCATCATCTTTTACATACCGAACTCAAGCACCTAACAGGCAGTACAGAGCCTGCTTCCTATATCAGCATGCCATTATTTTACTTTCGTCCTATGGGGTGGGGTTTGTTAAACATCTATCCGGGAGTTGGAGATTGGCTGTAAATTAGCCACAACTGACTAATAGCCTGAATTTGCAAGGTCGTGTGTTACCTTGTTTTCTTTTCCGTAGTTGTGAACTAATCGTTTACGACCATGGTATTTTACTAATTGGTCAAGACTAGATTATGCTGGgaatatgaaacaaatggttcatttttagtcagtttatAACCCTATAATCCATCATATCCCCCGCGATATGCCTTCCCTCTACACTAAAACCCAAAGATCCTTTAAACTATCTGCTGCAACATTATCCACATCTCATTCCATTATCTGAGAAAAATCTGCTTTTAGCATCAAATTCGGTAACAACAGCTATAGAGTTTTGCCATTTGGTCAGCACTGCATCTTTTACCATGAGATGAAGCATGTGTAGACCCTGTAGCCAGGTCCTTTGACAACTGAGTAAAGCATTTGGATAACTTCATCAGGAAATAATACTCGGCTGAGAAAATCTAATCGTCTCTCTATGTAAAAGCTTGCATTTAAAGGGCACATATTTTGGTTATGGAGATGGTTAATAGTACTTACTATtgatttaaatttgtttttcttgGTGACAGTCGAGTAGAAAAGAATTGGCTGAAGATATCGAgcagttgaagaagaagattgcaGGAACTGAGTAAATGCCAGCACCAATTCTGTACAATGAGGCAGATGCTCGTCTGAAGTAGAGTAGATTTGATGTAATTTTCGTTTTATCAGAGCAACATCTTCAAATAAAATTCTGTATTTACCTTACAGTTCATTGTGCTTATAAATCATATAGTACATATTTCCTTTGTTTCTATTAATCTTTGATGCATGTTTAATGCAACCAATTGTTTTGTTGTAAAGTTGTTTTAGTAATGCATGAAGACTGATAAACACAAGAACTAGGGACCTCCCTTTTTTACCGGTTCCACTAGTTTGTGCACACCTCAAGgactatttctttttcaattcttaTTAGAAACCAACAAGGCAATGCTAACTAggacaacataaattcatttacctaaattaaattaaaacatcAAACTATCATCTCCAACCAATCCTCgtttaattttaacaaatctAATTGTGAACCCTTTCTTTAATCTCTATTGTACGAGTTCATatcttaaaagttaaaaatatcacaaaaaGTGAATTAACCACAAATAATTCCcacctaaatttttttgttctttgtttaTCCTCTATTGGATACACTATTAAACAACTTTTCCTTCCACtacaattttttaaacatattgtAAATACATATAGAATGTTAAAAAGTAACATACCCAGTTTTATCTCACACGATGAAATCTAGAAAGGATAATAATGTGGAGAGGCTATTTCGATAGAAACTCGGCTCAAAAATCACAAGTTAAAAAAGTGTTTTatcatttcttaaattttgtgtggtatcaaatatatataattccaaGAAGGCCCTTGTagtttcttaatttctttacttGCCCCGGTCCAATAAGGGTTTTTGAGGGGGTTTCAATTACATCGTCACTTTCATCAGTTAGGTTTTTCAATTGCAGTGCCGGATTCATTACACAGTGAAATCAACATGATGCGATTAACAGAAATCGCAAAATCCAAGcccttgacctcatcaatggaAACCCTAGGACACCAATTCATACAGAAATGCTTCGTCAGTCGAACAGCAAAGGGAAAAGGTAAACTGAAAGCAGGGCAGCCATTGAAAAGATCAAAAGTTACTACGAGGAAAGGCGCAGAAGTTGCAAAAAAAGAACCACCTAGGAGGAAAAGCGAATTTGACGAAATGGTTGAAGATTGTTTGTCTTCTACAGCTCCAGTCAGATCATTGAAGCCCAAAGAAAAAGCCCGAGAAGCTGAAAGGGAGAGAATGGGTTTAATTAGCAAAGCCAAAGATGAAGAGATGAAAAAGATGAACAAGATGAAGAAGGAGTTTGCGAATCCATGGCCAATTGGTCCACCGGGTTTGGATTTGATTTCACTTGGGCTTGTTGATGTAGAGAAGCTTCCTAAGTATGAATTGACAGTTGAAGATGGAAGGAGGCTGGCGAAGGAGAACAGTAGGGTTCTAATGCGCAAGCATAGGCAGAGGCAGGCTGCTGAAACTACATTGTTGAGGTTGAAGAAAGAGGCGATTGAGGCATTACCGGAGAATTTGAAAGCTGCTGCATTGGTTCCTGATATGACACCATTTCCTGTGAATCGATTTATGGCTACTTTGACGCCACCTATTGAAGGTTATCTTGAGAAGGTTATGGAGGCAGCTAAGAAGAGTTCTGCAAAGGAGAAGCTTAGATGATTGGAGGGTAAGGTGATAGTGTAATGCTACCTTGTGTTTGCTTCTTGAGAATCCCTAATTTgcaataaaatttcaatttttatgagCATTGTTTTGCAATAGGCCCGACTAGAAGAAGTGGACCAAATAGATTAGATTGGACTTGGAGGATTTCTTATAGATAGTTTGATATTGAGTTGTAGTTGATTGATTTTGATCTAGAATTTGTACCTTTTCAGTTTGATTTATTTGTGTGATGATATGATCCAAAGGTGTTTTATGAGCTGAAAGAAAGCGCTAGGTTTAGTATTAAGAAATGTTACTGTTTGATCCTTTACGCTAGTAAATTATTACGACATTGGCTTACTGCCGTTTAGATTATCTAGGCTCTTGTTCCTTAAAAGCAAATGTGTTATATATCCATAGACATTGTCAATTGAGAGACTGCTTGCTGTTTGACAGATTATTTGGAAACATGCATACTATCTGTTCAAGGATACAACACTATCTTTCCATCTTTATGTATTTCATTTGTCCTCAAGCATTTATTCCGGTTTAGGATGTGGTGGTGGTGAGTGTCCCCCTGGGATTTAGTGGGCCAAAATGTGAGCTTTCTCAATATACAATGTTTTTGTATATTGTATAATGTTCCATAGAAGATATTTCTCGACTGAATTTTCTTAGAAAACTATTTCTTCATTATTTGAATGTTTGGTTGAGTGTAGAGATACATCACATATGACAGTAGTGGAAGATGTGATTGGGTTTGGATTAAGTGTTTAGGTGATATCTGAAGTAGCAAAAATTTACAAAGGTTTCTGCATGACTAAGAGTAAGTCATATAGGAGAGGAACTGAGATACTTGTAACAGAGAGTGACTATGCCCTTAAGCAATGTAAGTTTTGTTCCCACCACCATGGTAAATCTTTACATTGAGGCTAATCAGGAAAAATGATTCCATGAAGAAGTAGTAGTTAATCTTGATTGCTATGGTGTTAACCGTATTAATGATCTTCAAGTATTGAATTTTGTGCTGGTCTTCACCATGGTTATGTGAAGATGGATATGTAACCTAGATGGTTAAATTCTGGATAAAATTGACATCCAGCTAGTAATAATGACATTGAAGCTACTGCATAAACTAGTACAAACCAAATATCGCAGCGACAATGAATTTTCTCCTGGTATTTGACCTTATCTCACTAGATTCCTGTACTGGCTTTAATATTCTCTGATAAGCATGATGACTACTTTATAAGATTATTTGTCCAAGGCTAAAAAGACCATCTTTTGTTGAACAACCTCTTTGGTGGAGAACtcaaactttctttcttttgttgtcaTAGAATATATTGCACTTCATGCTATTTCCGTTAAGTTTTTTTTGTAACCCCTATGTCTTAGATGTTTTAAGACTTTTCCGTCATTGAGGTTATGCATTGATGAGCTTAACAGCTTCTCCACCTCCTTTTAACTTCCTTTCATCTTAGTGAGATTCTTTTTCTAATTGTGATAGGAAACTAGTGACTGTTACATGCATTGACTTTAGTAATTTGATTCCAAATGCAGTTGAAAGTTTTTCACAGAGATAGCAAGGTTTGCTGGTGATCTTGTGGCATTAGGAATCCATTATTTAGCAGCAAGATGACACTGGAAAACAAGAACTTGAATATGCCTTGTAAACTCATAGATAAAAGCCTTGCAACAATTCACTTTGTTTTGGTTAAACTGGCTTTTTTTTTCGCTTTTGTGGTACGCCATTTGTCTTTATGCCACAATATGCTTAGTGCCCCTTGCACTAGGTTTGCGTTGGAATATTTCTTAATTAGGTTGCTTTACTTGTGAAAAACAAGTCATAGCTTTTTCCCTTTCACTCTGGTCAAACTGCCACCGATTTTATACGAGACTACTTAACTAAGAAAGttcattgttttcttttctGAATATGAAGTTTTCTTATTTCAATAATAGTAAGAAAGTAGTTCAATTATTGCGATTCTAAAATGTAAGCTTTTGAATTAGTATAGGAGAATCTCCTGTACTTTTTTCATTATCATGAAGAGCTTCTTAAAGCATAGGCGTCCTATAGTAGAACTAACGACTATACAACTTTATGCCAAATCATAACGATAGTAGAATCAGTTTGTGGTCAATAAGCAAAAGAATAGTGCAGATTCAATAAACAAGAAAAGTTGTAAAAAAAATGCAAGTCATAAGGTTCAAATTCAGCTATTCAACATCAATTCTGCGAGGTTGTTGGACTAATAATGAGAACAGTATTGCAGTGAGATTGACCTGCTTAGTAATGCATCTCCGTATACCAATATGTCAATGCATATTCTCTTGGGTCTCGTAACATAGAAGGCATGAAGAAATGGCAAAAACTGGGGTTATAGTCTCACTGCTTAAGAGCATTTCAAGGAAAAACGAGACAGTAATCATATAATGCATGAATTAGTATTCTGGGGAAAGAACCCCCAAGATGCAACACTGAAAAGTGTGACAGACTAATTTCAACTGAGTGGACTCTTTTCCAGCATGGAAGCTACAACCAAACTAGCAAGAAAACTAGGCTGAGACATGCTCACTTAACATAAAAGCTTCTTTTTTAAAGTTCATCATCCATAAATCAAAGGCAGCAAGAGATATCCAGCACCACTCCACTACATAGAATTGTTTCCAAATCTTAAGTCATAGCTACAAACCTACAAACATGTACTCAAAAGAACAAACTCTGAAAGACATCACCACTAAATAACAAACTGTACCTTCACCAGTGTTTTAGTAAAACTTAGAGCAAGTAACTCAGAAGGTGCTCTCCTTTTTTCATTTCTGACTTCTGAGTATCAACACAGACTATTATTGCATCTAATAAATCAAGAGTTGAATGAATAGAATAGAGAACAGGTGGCTATTATTGCATCTGCTTCATCAAAGCATAAATCTTCACACAGAAAAACTAGTGAACAAAGTTCAAACATATTAAGATGGTACATATAAggtctctctctttctttttgtattGAACTCAAACTCTAAGGAAATATTTGTGAGGCAAACAGGAACCCCCAGTGACAGCACTGTTTAGATAAGGAGTTCTAGATTTTGTCAATGTCTTCGTCTTCAAACTCAATGTAATCATCAGCAGCAttctcatcttcttcatccaaaTTAGCAATACCCTCATTGAGCCTAGTGTTCTCTGGCAACTCCCCGTATGCCTTCAACAACCTTGCCTCATCTGGCATATACTTCAGAATAACATCAGCCTTGTCATCCTGGCAAAAACCCAAATA belongs to Solanum stenotomum isolate F172 chromosome 1, ASM1918654v1, whole genome shotgun sequence and includes:
- the LOC125850726 gene encoding protein CURVATURE THYLAKOID 1A, chloroplastic, with the protein product MAAASTSMAATAVFASRFPLSSTTKAAPARCSALPYLPPRLSATAFPSSLKFAVPKRSSLLQVKASSSEESGAVDTSELLTDLKEKWDALDNKSTVIVYGGGAIVAVWLSSVVVGAINSVPLLPKIMELVGLGYTGWFVYRYLLFKSSRKELAEDIEQLKKKIAGTE
- the LOC125850708 gene encoding uncharacterized protein LOC125850708; its protein translation is MMRLTEIAKSKPLTSSMETLGHQFIQKCFVSRTAKGKGKLKAGQPLKRSKVTTRKGAEVAKKEPPRRKSEFDEMVEDCLSSTAPVRSLKPKEKAREAERERMGLISKAKDEEMKKMNKMKKEFANPWPIGPPGLDLISLGLVDVEKLPKYELTVEDGRRLAKENSRVLMRKHRQRQAAETTLLRLKKEAIEALPENLKAAALVPDMTPFPVNRFMATLTPPIEGYLEKVMEAAKKSSAKEKLR